One genomic segment of Helianthus annuus cultivar XRQ/B chromosome 14, HanXRQr2.0-SUNRISE, whole genome shotgun sequence includes these proteins:
- the LOC110907241 gene encoding probable LRR receptor-like serine/threonine-protein kinase At5g65240 has translation MRKVVVEMIGTMAVDLWNKVLILNYPHILRRILSGSRLGEGWLWEDDDWFGNSGMLSKLGNGGGGMDDKLDPSEYATEDVEKIIEIALMCTQPTVSAKPAMSEVVILLSDKTPKERPPVRSTTTDEEVKIQVVMESTISNATASTIQLSGR, from the exons ATGAGAAAGGTTGTGGTTGAGATGATTGGTACTATGGCTGTTGATTTG TGGAATAAGGTTCTCATCTTGAACTATCCTCACATATTGCGAAGAATATTGAGTGGTAGCCGGTTGGGTGAAGGATGGTTGTGGGAAGATGATGATTGGTTTGGCAATAGTGGCATGTTGTCTAAATTGGGAAATGGTGGCGGTGGAATGG ATGACAAACTAGACCCTAGTGAATATGCAACAGAAGATGTAGAAAAAATCATAGAGATAGCGTTGATGTGCACTCAGCCAACTGTTTCAGCTAAACCTGCCATGTCTGAAGTGGTTATTCTTCTAAGTGACAAAACACCTAAGGAAAGACCACCGGTGAGGTCTACCACTACAGACGAAGAGGTGAAGATTCAAGTTGTTATGGAATCAACAATATCTAATGCCACTGCCTCCACAATTCAACTTTCAGGCCGTTAA